From the Gemmatimonadales bacterium genome, one window contains:
- a CDS encoding TerC family protein gives MGVHTPEVWFSFTALIAALLILDLGVLNRRSHVLTFKEAIGWSGGLITIALLFGAFLWLQEGTKPALEYYAGYVIELSLSVDNLFVFLLIFQYFAVPAELQPRILKWGILGALVLRGMMIGLGALLLVEFHWIIYVFGGILVLTGVRMFRGSEARIEPGRNPLVRMARRIIPMTDDYDGQQFLTRTRAGWMATPLLLVLLMVEWSDLVFAIDSIPAIFAVTRDPFIVYSSNVFAVLGLRALYFVLAGMMDRFEYLKPGVAAILVFVGVKMLINGVLPVPIGLSLGVILAILVVSVVISMRKTRIAAAERG, from the coding sequence ATGGGCGTCCACACTCCGGAGGTGTGGTTCAGCTTCACCGCCCTGATTGCCGCGCTGCTGATCCTCGATCTCGGCGTCCTCAACCGGCGCTCCCACGTCCTCACCTTCAAGGAGGCGATCGGCTGGAGCGGCGGACTGATCACGATCGCGTTGCTCTTCGGCGCCTTCCTCTGGCTCCAGGAAGGCACCAAGCCGGCACTGGAATACTATGCCGGGTACGTGATCGAGCTCTCGCTGAGTGTCGACAATCTCTTCGTCTTTCTCCTGATCTTTCAGTACTTCGCCGTGCCCGCCGAGCTGCAACCGCGGATCCTCAAGTGGGGCATCCTCGGTGCCCTGGTGCTGCGCGGCATGATGATCGGCCTCGGCGCGCTCCTCCTGGTCGAGTTTCACTGGATCATCTACGTCTTCGGCGGCATCCTGGTCCTGACCGGTGTGCGGATGTTTCGGGGCTCGGAGGCCCGGATCGAGCCGGGGCGCAATCCGCTGGTCCGGATGGCCCGACGCATCATCCCGATGACCGACGACTATGACGGCCAGCAGTTCCTGACCCGCACCCGCGCCGGCTGGATGGCCACGCCACTGCTGCTGGTGCTGCTCATGGTGGAGTGGTCGGATCTCGTCTTCGCCATCGACAGCATCCCCGCCATCTTTGCCGTGACCCGTGATCCCTTCATCGTATACAGCTCCAACGTCTTCGCGGTGCTCGGACTGCGCGCCCTGTACTTCGTGCTGGCCGGCATGATGGACCGGTTTGAGTACCTCAAGCCGGGCGTCGCCGCCATCCTCGTGTTCGTCGGGGTCAAGATGCTCATCAACGGAGTCCTTCCCGTGCCGATTGGGCTTTCGCTCGGCGTTATCCTGGCGATTCTTGTCGTTTCTGTCGTCATCTCGATGCGTAAGACCCGGATCGCCGCCGCGGAGCGGGGATGA
- a CDS encoding SDR family NAD(P)-dependent oxidoreductase has protein sequence MTAMLFEDTTVLITGASSGIGAAFANELAPTGARLVLAGRDQVRLEAVATRARQHGAPVVTIGLDLAAPGGISALLQRLDVDGVTVDHLINNAGAGVVGRAVRTPVEAQLKVIDLNVHAATELALRLLPGMVERRRGGVLNIASIAAFQGMPGLAVYAATKAYVLAWSEALNFELRGTGVRCACLCPGPVDSRFFDAAGMRKPPAIFSMRSPVAVARAGLRAYKRNASHSMSGSVPRVLAWLTRLTPRRINAAVASGFSRPRKTP, from the coding sequence ATGACCGCCATGCTCTTCGAAGACACCACCGTCCTGATCACCGGCGCCTCGAGCGGCATCGGCGCGGCCTTTGCCAACGAACTGGCCCCGACCGGCGCACGGCTCGTCCTCGCGGGCCGCGACCAGGTGCGACTTGAGGCCGTGGCCACCAGGGCACGACAGCACGGCGCTCCCGTGGTGACCATTGGGCTGGACTTGGCGGCACCCGGAGGGATCTCGGCGCTGCTGCAACGACTCGACGTCGATGGCGTCACGGTGGACCACCTGATCAACAACGCCGGGGCGGGCGTCGTGGGGCGCGCCGTCCGGACGCCAGTGGAAGCCCAGCTGAAGGTGATCGACCTGAACGTGCACGCCGCCACGGAGCTCGCCCTGCGGCTGCTGCCGGGGATGGTGGAGCGGCGACGGGGAGGCGTGCTGAACATTGCCAGCATTGCCGCCTTCCAGGGGATGCCCGGGCTCGCAGTCTACGCGGCGACCAAGGCGTACGTGCTCGCATGGAGCGAGGCACTCAACTTCGAATTGCGTGGCACGGGGGTCCGATGCGCCTGCCTCTGCCCCGGGCCGGTCGACTCGCGCTTCTTTGACGCGGCGGGGATGCGAAAGCCCCCGGCCATCTTTTCGATGCGGTCACCCGTGGCGGTGGCGCGCGCCGGGCTCCGCGCCTACAAAAGGAACGCCAGCCACAGCATGTCCGGGTCGGTGCCAAGAGTCCTCGCCTGGCTCACCCGCCTGACCCCACGGCGAATCAACGCCGCGGTCGCCAGCGGCTTCTCCAGGCCGAGGAAGACACCATGA
- a CDS encoding MFS transporter, translating into MSSWIGRLASGLSLDRREVRAWMLYDWANSAMYVVIVTAIFPIFFTAVAASGMPPSEATSRFSIATTIGLTIIAVLSPILGAIADHSATKKKLLAAFLVFGASAVAAMFFIQRGEWLFAAGLFILANIGVNGSFVFYDSLLPHVAAPEEMDRVSTAGYALGYLGGGLFLLACLAIVMAPAAFGLPAGDGLTPSQATLPTRLTFVLTALWWAGFSIPLFRHVPEPPGRALDAEEARLGAIRASFRRLGATFRKLRGYRQAFLLLLAFLIYNDGVGTIIRMAAIYGAEIGITRTTMIAAIALVQFVGVPFAYLFGALAKRVGTRPAIFVGLATYLGISVLGYFMRSDRDFILLAVLVGMVQGGVQALSRSLFASMVPRHLSGEFFGFFAVFEKFAGILGPAMFSVAILATGSSRAALLSVVVFFLVGGALLAKVDVGEGQRIARDEEAAVA; encoded by the coding sequence ATGAGCAGCTGGATCGGACGGCTGGCCAGCGGGCTCTCCCTGGATCGCCGCGAAGTCCGGGCGTGGATGCTCTACGACTGGGCCAACTCGGCGATGTACGTCGTCATCGTCACCGCCATCTTCCCGATCTTCTTCACCGCGGTCGCCGCCAGCGGGATGCCCCCGTCGGAGGCGACCTCCAGGTTCAGCATTGCCACGACAATCGGCCTGACCATCATCGCGGTGCTGTCACCAATTCTGGGAGCCATCGCCGACCACTCGGCCACGAAGAAGAAACTGCTCGCGGCGTTCCTGGTCTTCGGCGCAAGCGCCGTGGCGGCCATGTTCTTCATTCAGCGCGGGGAGTGGCTGTTCGCGGCGGGGTTGTTCATCTTGGCCAACATCGGCGTCAACGGGAGCTTCGTGTTCTACGACTCCCTCCTCCCGCACGTGGCCGCGCCCGAGGAGATGGACCGGGTCTCGACCGCGGGATACGCCCTCGGCTACCTGGGGGGCGGGCTCTTTCTCCTGGCCTGCCTGGCCATTGTGATGGCCCCGGCGGCCTTTGGCCTCCCCGCCGGCGACGGGCTTACCCCCAGCCAGGCGACGCTGCCCACGCGCCTGACCTTTGTCCTCACGGCGCTCTGGTGGGCAGGCTTCAGCATTCCTCTGTTCCGGCACGTGCCCGAGCCGCCCGGTCGCGCCCTGGACGCCGAGGAGGCCCGACTGGGCGCGATACGCGCGTCCTTCCGGCGCCTCGGAGCCACGTTTCGAAAGCTGCGGGGCTATCGGCAGGCCTTCCTGCTGCTGCTGGCGTTCCTGATCTACAACGACGGCGTCGGCACCATCATCCGGATGGCCGCCATCTACGGGGCAGAGATCGGCATTACCCGCACCACCATGATCGCGGCCATCGCCCTCGTGCAGTTCGTCGGTGTCCCCTTCGCGTACCTGTTCGGCGCGCTGGCAAAGCGGGTCGGCACCCGCCCGGCCATCTTCGTCGGCCTGGCCACGTACCTGGGGATCAGCGTGCTGGGGTATTTCATGCGCAGTGACCGGGACTTCATCCTGCTGGCTGTGCTGGTGGGGATGGTGCAGGGAGGGGTCCAGGCGCTCAGTCGCTCGCTCTTCGCGAGCATGGTGCCGCGCCATCTCTCGGGAGAGTTCTTCGGGTTCTTTGCCGTGTTCGAGAAGTTTGCAGGGATACTCGGGCCGGCCATGTTCTCGGTGGCGATCCTGGCGACCGGCTCAAGCCGGGCGGCCCTGCTCTCGGTGGTGGTGTTCTTCCTGGTGGGCGGCGCCCTGCTGGCAAAGGTGGACGTCGGCGAGGGCCAGCGGATTGCCCGGGACGAGGAGGCGGCGGTCGCCTAG
- a CDS encoding GGDEF domain-containing protein, whose amino-acid sequence MSNRKRDFMGLAANDFAQETARDRLWAAPDPMLIDAGAHGELLVAKVRIALVSLVLLIPIYNVIATPYLIEAWVGLVATLAALVFAVVIWGVVRRGFYRPWLGFMTSAVDVTFVTATLVAFLAMGTPHVAVNSRIMYSVYFFSIGASSLRYDTRICIVTGALAVVQYAAVVVAAGLLWDLNDLRYAPFTYGMVSWGDQIGRLILLATSGVLATAIVDRSRQLRHLSALDRLTGLLNRGYFETRYQAEVARARRHGHPLAVALLDLDRYKNFNDRYGHASGDVALRVLADTLLKGLRATDIVARYGGDEFVVLLPETSPGAAFEKMEQLRLAVARAEFAIPRHDLTAQITLSAGIASLPDDGTDPVELLEVADQRLFAAKDGGRNRVVGPQD is encoded by the coding sequence ATGTCGAACCGCAAGCGGGATTTCATGGGGCTGGCGGCGAACGATTTCGCCCAGGAGACAGCCCGTGACCGGCTCTGGGCCGCGCCCGATCCGATGCTCATCGATGCCGGGGCCCACGGCGAGCTCCTAGTGGCGAAGGTGCGCATTGCGCTGGTGTCGCTGGTCCTGCTCATCCCGATCTACAACGTCATCGCCACGCCCTATCTCATCGAGGCGTGGGTCGGCCTGGTGGCAACGCTGGCGGCGCTGGTCTTCGCGGTGGTGATCTGGGGAGTGGTGCGCCGGGGGTTTTATCGGCCATGGCTGGGCTTCATGACCAGCGCGGTGGATGTCACCTTCGTCACCGCCACCCTGGTGGCCTTCCTGGCCATGGGCACCCCGCACGTGGCGGTGAACAGCCGCATCATGTACAGCGTCTACTTCTTCTCGATCGGCGCCTCCAGCCTCCGGTATGACACGCGCATCTGCATCGTGACCGGTGCGTTGGCGGTGGTGCAGTACGCGGCGGTCGTTGTGGCGGCGGGGCTGCTCTGGGACCTGAACGACCTCCGGTACGCCCCGTTCACCTACGGGATGGTGAGCTGGGGCGACCAGATCGGCCGCCTCATTCTCCTCGCCACGTCTGGTGTCCTCGCCACGGCCATCGTGGACCGCTCCCGCCAGCTCCGCCACCTCTCGGCGCTCGATCGCCTGACCGGCCTCCTGAATCGCGGGTACTTCGAGACCCGCTACCAGGCGGAAGTGGCACGCGCCCGCCGGCATGGCCACCCGCTGGCGGTGGCCCTGCTCGACCTGGATCGTTACAAGAACTTCAACGATCGCTACGGCCACGCGAGCGGCGACGTGGCACTCCGGGTCCTCGCCGACACGCTGTTGAAGGGGCTGCGCGCCACGGATATCGTGGCGCGGTACGGCGGGGATGAGTTCGTGGTCCTGCTGCCCGAGACCAGCCCGGGGGCGGCGTTCGAGAAGATGGAACAGCTGCGGTTGGCGGTGGCCCGGGCCGAGTTCGCGATTCCGCGCCACGACCTGACCGCGCAGATCACCCTGAGCGCGGGCATCGCATCCTTGCCGGACGACGGCACCGACCCGGTCGAGCTGCTCGAGGTGGCGGACCAGCGGTTGTTTGCTGCCAAGGACGGCGGCCGCAACCGGGTAGTCGGTCCGCAGGACTAG
- a CDS encoding electron-transfer flavoprotein:ubiquinone oxidoreductase, which produces MSSILPSRHQQALPFGKLLLDEAPGAEAIEMDVLFVGAGPAGLAGAIELARLAKADQEAGGGLGELNIGVLEKAAGLGEHNLSGAVVNPRAFRELFPDLTDADFPFRQRVDAEAVYFLTEGASRRIPTPPTMHNTGNYSASISEMVRWLGQKAEELGVNVFTGFPVDALLVKEKAVCGVRTTPSGLNRDGTPGSDYAEPTDLTARVTVLSEGTRGALSQAWCTWQGVTSPNPQIFALGVKEVWKVARPLDRVIHTMGWPLPSDVFGGSWCYPQGPDQVSIGLVAGLDYGNAKLDVHTLLQRMKLHPLFREILDGGELVEWGAKTIPEGGFHALPSRRTGDGLVIVGDAAGYVDVPSLKGVHYAMQSGIYAARAIFAALKQGDTSAAALAESDRMVDASYIRDDLYKTRNMRLAFKDGFLMGAAKAGLMTLTRGRFPGGRISMHADADAPRADGGETTLVPDGVLTFSKLDAVFKSGNATRDTIPSHLLVGPDISAEVADFYVHLCPAGVYERDGDELRVNPPNCIDCKATDILGPRWTPREGGSGPRYRVM; this is translated from the coding sequence GTGTCCTCCATCCTGCCCAGTCGCCATCAGCAAGCGCTGCCGTTCGGGAAGCTCCTTCTCGATGAAGCGCCGGGTGCGGAAGCCATCGAGATGGATGTGCTGTTTGTCGGCGCCGGGCCCGCCGGGCTGGCCGGCGCCATCGAACTCGCCCGCCTGGCCAAGGCCGATCAGGAGGCCGGAGGCGGGCTCGGCGAGTTGAACATCGGTGTCCTGGAAAAGGCCGCGGGCCTCGGCGAGCACAACCTCTCGGGTGCCGTCGTGAATCCCCGGGCATTCCGGGAGCTCTTCCCCGACCTGACCGATGCCGACTTTCCCTTCCGCCAGCGGGTGGACGCGGAGGCGGTCTATTTCCTCACCGAAGGCGCGTCCCGCCGCATTCCGACGCCGCCGACCATGCACAACACCGGCAACTATTCCGCCTCCATTTCTGAAATGGTGCGCTGGCTCGGTCAGAAGGCGGAGGAACTGGGCGTCAACGTCTTTACCGGGTTCCCGGTGGACGCGCTGCTCGTCAAGGAGAAGGCGGTCTGCGGCGTCCGCACCACGCCGAGCGGTCTCAACCGGGATGGCACGCCGGGGAGCGACTACGCGGAGCCGACGGACCTGACGGCGCGGGTGACGGTGCTCTCCGAGGGCACGCGCGGCGCCCTCTCGCAGGCGTGGTGCACCTGGCAGGGCGTGACCTCGCCCAATCCGCAGATCTTCGCCCTCGGGGTGAAGGAAGTGTGGAAGGTGGCGCGGCCGCTCGATCGGGTCATCCACACCATGGGGTGGCCGCTCCCCAGCGATGTGTTCGGCGGCAGCTGGTGCTATCCCCAGGGCCCCGACCAGGTGTCGATCGGCCTCGTGGCGGGGCTTGACTACGGCAACGCGAAGCTTGATGTCCACACCCTGCTGCAGCGCATGAAACTCCATCCCCTTTTCCGCGAAATTCTTGACGGCGGCGAGCTGGTCGAATGGGGTGCCAAGACGATTCCCGAGGGTGGCTTCCACGCCCTGCCGAGTCGGCGCACCGGCGATGGGCTGGTGATTGTCGGCGATGCCGCGGGATACGTCGACGTGCCCTCGCTCAAGGGCGTGCACTACGCCATGCAGTCGGGGATCTATGCGGCCCGCGCCATCTTTGCCGCGTTGAAGCAGGGCGATACCTCAGCGGCGGCGCTTGCCGAGTCCGACCGGATGGTCGACGCGAGCTATATCCGCGACGATCTCTACAAGACGCGCAACATGCGTCTTGCCTTCAAGGATGGATTCCTGATGGGGGCGGCAAAGGCGGGATTGATGACACTGACCCGGGGACGGTTTCCCGGAGGCAGGATCTCCATGCACGCCGACGCCGATGCGCCGAGAGCCGACGGGGGCGAGACGACGCTGGTGCCGGATGGGGTGCTGACATTCAGCAAGCTTGATGCGGTCTTCAAGTCCGGCAACGCGACCCGCGATACCATTCCCAGCCACCTGCTGGTCGGGCCGGACATCAGTGCCGAGGTGGCGGACTTCTATGTCCATCTCTGTCCGGCGGGGGTGTACGAACGCGACGGCGACGAGCTGCGCGTGAACCCGCCCAACTGCATCGATTGCAAGGCAACGGACATCCTCGGTCCGCGCTGGACGCCGCGCGAAGGCGGCAGCGGCCCCCGCTACCGGGTGATGTAG
- a CDS encoding isoprenylcysteine carboxylmethyltransferase family protein, giving the protein MARRTAARDPWVWGQALLGILVIFGVPWAAGLLGLPAPGTAWRLLGGLMTAAAVLGMAFGALTLGPNLTPATEPLPGARLVTRGIYRLVRHPIYLSVSLALAGYATIRAGGWAGATVLVVALAYFEQKARVEEAWLRTRVQGYQEYAARVPRLIPGGWH; this is encoded by the coding sequence ATGGCTCGACGGACGGCGGCGCGCGACCCGTGGGTGTGGGGTCAGGCGCTCCTCGGGATCCTGGTGATCTTCGGAGTGCCCTGGGCCGCGGGTCTGCTCGGGCTGCCGGCTCCCGGCACCGCCTGGCGCCTGCTGGGCGGCCTCATGACCGCCGCCGCAGTCCTCGGGATGGCCTTCGGGGCGCTGACCCTCGGCCCGAACCTCACCCCGGCCACCGAGCCCCTTCCCGGCGCGCGACTGGTGACCCGCGGGATCTACCGGCTCGTGCGCCACCCCATCTATCTCAGCGTCTCCCTGGCGCTCGCCGGCTACGCCACGATTCGCGCCGGCGGGTGGGCCGGTGCGACGGTGCTCGTCGTCGCCCTTGCGTACTTCGAGCAGAAGGCGCGTGTGGAAGAAGCCTGGCTGCGCACCCGCGTCCAGGGGTATCAGGAGTACGCGGCCCGGGTCCCCCGCCTCATTCCGGGTGGCTGGCACTGA
- a CDS encoding electron transfer flavoprotein subunit alpha/FixB family protein, which produces MANMFAFAESRGGALRKVALETVSAARQAADATGGGEVHALLIGAPGIGAKAEALGRAGADVVVVVEHADLARYSPEVFAATAAAQVKSGGYRGAFFAASAEGRDLAPRVAATLGVSMASDLTSFAFEGDVLIGQHPTHIGKIVTTVRLAGTPAVVTLRPGAVLATDADRTARVQQAEPALDPASARVVVTKVGGSGDAQLDLADAPVVVAGGRGLREAANFALMEELAAAFGNAAVGATRAVTDDGWRDPSTQIGQTGRIVSPDLYVAVGISGAIQHLAGMRTSKTIVAINKDKDAPIFKLADYGIVGDLFEVVPKLTEEVKKARAGS; this is translated from the coding sequence ATGGCCAACATGTTTGCATTCGCCGAGTCGCGGGGCGGCGCGCTTCGCAAGGTTGCACTCGAAACCGTCAGCGCCGCGCGGCAGGCGGCGGACGCCACCGGCGGCGGCGAGGTGCACGCCCTGCTGATTGGCGCGCCGGGGATCGGCGCCAAGGCCGAGGCCCTGGGCCGTGCCGGCGCGGATGTCGTGGTGGTCGTGGAGCACGCCGACCTCGCGCGGTACAGCCCCGAGGTGTTCGCGGCCACGGCGGCCGCGCAGGTGAAGAGCGGTGGGTACCGCGGCGCCTTCTTCGCCGCCTCCGCCGAGGGGCGCGACCTCGCCCCGCGGGTCGCCGCCACGCTTGGCGTCAGCATGGCATCGGACCTGACCAGCTTTGCCTTCGAGGGCGATGTGCTGATTGGCCAGCACCCGACGCATATCGGCAAGATCGTCACCACGGTGCGATTGGCCGGTACGCCGGCCGTCGTCACCTTGCGGCCCGGAGCGGTGCTCGCAACCGACGCCGACCGGACCGCGCGTGTGCAGCAGGCCGAGCCGGCGCTCGATCCGGCGTCGGCGCGGGTGGTGGTCACGAAGGTGGGTGGGAGCGGTGACGCGCAGCTGGACCTGGCCGACGCGCCGGTGGTCGTGGCCGGCGGCCGGGGGCTGCGCGAGGCCGCCAACTTCGCGTTGATGGAGGAGCTGGCCGCCGCGTTCGGCAACGCCGCCGTCGGTGCCACACGGGCCGTCACCGACGACGGATGGCGGGATCCCTCCACCCAGATCGGTCAGACCGGGCGCATCGTGAGCCCGGACCTGTATGTCGCGGTGGGCATTTCCGGCGCCATCCAGCATCTGGCCGGCATGCGAACCTCCAAGACGATCGTGGCGATCAACAAGGACAAGGACGCCCCGATCTTCAAGCTGGCCGACTACGGCATCGTGGGCGACTTGTTTGAAGTGGTGCCCAAGCTCACCGAGGAAGTGAAGAAGGCGCGAGCGGGCAGCTAG
- a CDS encoding electron transfer flavoprotein subunit beta/FixA family protein: MKIAVCIKRVPDMDLRFAIGADGKALDPAGLKFDIADFDGYAVEAGLRLVESQGAGEVVVVSVGPAAVQETLRKALGMGAHRAIQLDAAEVPFDGMAIAAALAAELKEGGYDLILFGRMATDSANQTVGPMTAHLMGLPCVTAISKLDVADGRGTAERQLEGASETVEFPLPAIITIDEGLGRPRLPSLKGIMAAKKKPLEVKPAQLGAANLTVDVIALPPDRPPGRIIGEGADAVPELIRLLQTEAKVL; the protein is encoded by the coding sequence GTGAAAATCGCCGTGTGCATCAAGCGGGTGCCGGACATGGACCTGCGCTTCGCCATCGGGGCCGATGGCAAGGCGCTGGATCCCGCCGGCCTCAAGTTCGACATCGCCGACTTCGACGGGTACGCCGTGGAGGCGGGGCTGCGACTGGTGGAGAGTCAGGGTGCGGGCGAGGTGGTGGTGGTCTCGGTTGGCCCCGCCGCCGTGCAGGAGACCCTCCGCAAGGCGCTGGGCATGGGCGCCCACCGCGCCATCCAGCTCGACGCCGCGGAAGTGCCCTTCGACGGGATGGCGATTGCCGCCGCCCTGGCCGCCGAGCTCAAGGAGGGCGGCTACGACCTGATCCTCTTTGGCCGGATGGCCACCGACAGTGCCAACCAGACCGTCGGGCCGATGACGGCTCACCTCATGGGCCTGCCGTGCGTCACCGCCATCTCGAAGCTCGACGTCGCGGATGGGCGCGGCACCGCCGAGCGCCAGCTCGAAGGCGCCAGCGAGACGGTGGAGTTTCCGCTGCCGGCCATCATCACCATCGACGAAGGGCTCGGCCGGCCTCGGCTTCCCTCGCTCAAGGGGATCATGGCCGCCAAGAAGAAGCCGCTCGAGGTCAAGCCGGCGCAGTTGGGTGCGGCCAACCTGACCGTGGACGTCATCGCCCTGCCACCGGACCGCCCGCCCGGTCGGATCATCGGCGAGGGCGCGGACGCGGTGCCGGAACTCATCCGGCTTCTCCAGACCGAAGCGAAGGTGCTCTGA
- a CDS encoding acyl-CoA dehydrogenase family protein, whose translation MANAFAGVDFYDVDSLLSEEERAVRDTVRAWVEEHLMPVIGDAYVEGEFPKQLIPGMAELGVLGANLPEEYGCAGLNNVSYGLIMQELERGDSGIRSFASVQGALVMYPIFTFGSEEQKKYWLPRLASGEDIGCFGLTEPDYGSNPGGMITTARETKDGWLLNGAKMWITNGSQATVSIIWAKTGGIDDVKSIRGFIVPASTKGYTAKDQKGKLSLRASDTSEIVLQDCLVPKDAILPKSGGIKSPLMCLTQARYGIAWGGIGAAMACYDEALSYSKERIMFGKPIGQTQLQQSRLAEMLTEITKAQLLTLQLGRLKDRGTMTPDQVSLAKRNNINMACEAAREARRLLGANGILVEYHSMRHMANLESVYTYEGTHDMHTLILGQAVTGLPAF comes from the coding sequence ATGGCGAACGCATTTGCGGGAGTGGATTTCTACGACGTCGACAGCCTGCTTTCCGAGGAGGAGCGCGCGGTGCGGGACACCGTGCGCGCCTGGGTCGAGGAGCACCTGATGCCGGTCATCGGGGACGCCTACGTCGAGGGCGAGTTTCCGAAGCAGCTGATTCCCGGCATGGCGGAGCTGGGCGTCCTCGGCGCCAACCTCCCCGAGGAGTATGGCTGCGCCGGGCTCAACAACGTGTCGTACGGCCTCATCATGCAGGAGCTGGAGCGGGGAGACAGCGGGATTCGTTCCTTTGCCTCGGTGCAGGGGGCGCTGGTGATGTACCCCATCTTCACCTTCGGCTCCGAGGAGCAGAAGAAGTATTGGCTGCCCCGGCTCGCCTCCGGCGAAGACATCGGCTGTTTCGGCCTGACCGAGCCCGACTACGGTTCCAATCCCGGCGGGATGATCACCACCGCCAGGGAGACGAAGGACGGGTGGCTGCTGAACGGCGCCAAGATGTGGATCACCAACGGCTCCCAGGCCACGGTCTCGATCATCTGGGCCAAGACGGGCGGGATCGATGACGTGAAGTCGATCCGCGGCTTCATCGTGCCGGCCAGCACCAAGGGCTACACCGCCAAGGACCAGAAGGGGAAGCTCTCCCTCCGCGCGAGCGACACCAGCGAAATCGTGCTGCAGGACTGCCTCGTCCCCAAGGACGCCATCCTGCCCAAGTCGGGCGGGATCAAGAGCCCGCTCATGTGCCTCACGCAGGCGCGCTACGGCATCGCGTGGGGCGGCATCGGCGCGGCGATGGCCTGTTACGACGAGGCGCTGAGCTACTCCAAGGAACGCATCATGTTCGGGAAGCCGATCGGGCAGACGCAGTTGCAGCAGTCCCGCCTGGCGGAGATGCTCACCGAGATTACCAAGGCGCAGCTGCTCACGCTGCAGCTCGGCCGCCTCAAGGACCGCGGCACCATGACGCCGGACCAGGTCTCGCTCGCCAAGCGCAACAACATCAACATGGCCTGTGAGGCGGCGCGCGAGGCGCGTCGCCTGCTCGGCGCCAACGGCATCCTGGTGGAGTACCACTCGATGCGGCACATGGCCAACCTCGAGTCGGTCTATACCTACGAGGGGACGCACGACATGCACACCCTCATCCTCGGACAGGCCGTCACCGGCCTGCCAGCGTTCTAG
- a CDS encoding SprT-like domain-containing protein yields the protein MGLWGQAASPETAEAVLRRRLDALGMPPFRGFATHTNRTVLLSVTAQGVLRVHRGYAWAPDRVLSAIVKYVRPGTRRATRRSAEREFLTFPVEVHAPPARPSRRGVERPRAGDDAVLARLAAMHRRLNDEHFGGELPVIHFRLSSRMRTRLGELAVDARSGKSLEIAVSRAHLKHGWAEVEQTVLHEMVHQWQAESALPVDHGTVFRRKARAVGIEPSARRSLGHGGPRRTID from the coding sequence ATGGGGTTGTGGGGGCAGGCCGCGTCGCCTGAGACCGCCGAGGCGGTACTCCGCCGTCGGCTGGATGCGCTGGGGATGCCGCCGTTCCGGGGATTCGCGACGCACACCAACCGGACGGTGCTGCTCAGCGTGACGGCGCAGGGGGTGCTCCGGGTGCACCGCGGTTACGCCTGGGCGCCAGACCGCGTCCTGTCCGCCATCGTGAAGTACGTGCGGCCGGGCACGCGCCGCGCCACCCGCCGCAGCGCCGAGCGCGAGTTCCTGACCTTCCCGGTCGAGGTCCACGCCCCGCCGGCCCGGCCAAGCAGGCGAGGAGTGGAGCGCCCCCGGGCCGGCGACGACGCCGTCCTGGCGCGGCTGGCGGCCATGCACCGGCGGCTGAATGACGAGCACTTCGGCGGGGAACTGCCGGTCATCCATTTCCGGCTCTCGAGCCGCATGCGCACCCGGCTCGGCGAACTGGCGGTGGATGCCAGGAGCGGCAAGTCGCTGGAAATTGCGGTGAGCCGGGCGCACCTGAAGCATGGATGGGCGGAGGTGGAACAGACCGTGTTGCATGAGATGGTGCATCAGTGGCAGGCGGAGTCGGCCCTGCCAGTCGATCATGGAACAGTTTTCCGCCGGAAGGCGCGCGCGGTGGGCATCGAACCCAGCGCGCGGCGATCCCTGGGCCACGGGGGCCCGCGGCGCACGATAGACTGA